A part of Pradoshia eiseniae genomic DNA contains:
- a CDS encoding esterase/lipase family protein codes for MRAKKFMIAVVLVLLMLPYQPFQANAAENEGNNYPIVFVHGLGGWGEDEFAGYPYWGGTKDVIGHLNDLGYEAYQATVSPVSSNYDRSVELYHYIKGGTVDYGAAHAKEHGHARYGRTFPGIYPEWDKNHPIHLVGHSMGGLTSRGVIDLLEDGSEEERAYQQAHPEETISSLFEGGKSWVHSATSIGTPHNGSTFADNENLIIDFIKNFVLNISTATGISKENFLYDFKLDQWGIRRQAGETFTSYLNRVMNSRVWDSEDISVYDLSTPGAAVLNEKVDTKSDVYYFSYTGQSTKASLLTGHHLPIVSSHPIVLAPSTYIGKFTRNNPAEGPIIDKSWWPNDGFVSTISSLYPDGQPNTAYDDSPEKGVWNYHPIKNTWDHLDFIGIFSLSTHTKPFNVYPLYEEIAENVSSLQP; via the coding sequence TTGAGGGCAAAAAAATTCATGATAGCTGTCGTGTTGGTCCTGCTTATGTTACCGTATCAGCCATTCCAAGCGAATGCCGCTGAAAATGAAGGGAATAATTACCCAATCGTATTTGTTCATGGTCTTGGAGGATGGGGCGAAGATGAATTTGCCGGGTATCCATATTGGGGAGGAACCAAGGATGTCATCGGCCACTTGAACGACTTAGGCTACGAAGCTTACCAAGCAACCGTCAGCCCGGTCTCGAGCAATTATGACCGTTCAGTAGAGCTTTATCATTACATCAAGGGCGGGACGGTTGATTATGGAGCAGCCCATGCAAAAGAACATGGGCATGCACGCTATGGCAGGACATTCCCAGGCATTTATCCGGAGTGGGATAAAAATCACCCAATTCACCTCGTCGGCCATAGCATGGGCGGTCTGACAAGCAGGGGTGTTATCGACCTGTTAGAGGATGGCAGTGAAGAAGAAAGAGCCTATCAGCAGGCGCATCCAGAAGAAACAATCTCCTCGTTGTTTGAAGGCGGGAAATCATGGGTTCATAGCGCCACAAGCATTGGTACTCCGCATAATGGCTCGACTTTTGCCGATAATGAAAACCTCATCATTGACTTCATCAAGAACTTCGTCTTAAACATATCTACCGCCACTGGAATCAGCAAAGAAAATTTCCTCTATGATTTTAAATTGGATCAATGGGGCATTCGCAGGCAGGCTGGTGAGACCTTTACCTCCTACTTGAACCGTGTTATGAATAGCAGGGTTTGGGACAGTGAGGATATCAGCGTCTATGACTTAAGCACACCTGGTGCAGCCGTCTTGAATGAGAAGGTAGATACGAAATCGGATGTCTATTATTTCTCTTATACGGGCCAGTCCACAAAAGCGTCCCTTTTAACAGGTCATCATCTTCCAATTGTCTCTTCTCATCCAATTGTATTAGCTCCTTCAACATACATTGGCAAATTCACTAGAAACAATCCTGCCGAAGGACCAATTATCGATAAAAGCTGGTGGCCAAATGACGGATTCGTCAGCACTATCTCCTCCCTGTACCCAGACGGACAGCCGAACACAGCCTATGATGACTCTCCAGAAAAAGGAGTGTGGAACTATCATCCTATCAAGAATACATGGGACCATCTTGACTTCATCGGCATCTTCAGCTTAAGCACTCACACAAAACCTTTTAATGTCTATCCGCTATATGAAGAAATCGCCGAGAACGTCTCTTCATTACAACCATAA
- a CDS encoding MDR family MFS transporter: MNFFQFHRTIKIRIIESFLSSAVGSMIFPFMAIYLTFHFGVKTAGLLLLINVFVGIAINFFGGYFSDTFGRKKIIVVAESMRFLAFLTMMICNSPWLTAPLITFFMMTVNSICWGLAGPANQAMLIDVSKPEERKTMYTIMYWANNLSIAIGGIAGGFLFKEHLFELLLALSVTTLITWFLITFVIHETYIPASTKDVKPVQHARKLISNYKEVFSDRVFVLFVLAGILVLSMEFQLTNYIGVRLANDFPLQSLLGLEFSGIEMTGFLRTENTILVVILALFATRIIAGLNDKAVLLTSCTVFVAGYVIISYTNNIWLLFGAMFLATIGEVLRVPVQQNYLANLPPEHARSSYLAVNGLTYNIGNLICSITITLSAYLPKLGTSAFMAIIGFLGVIIFARIIPALDDRIKPEKDIHKKTQLS, encoded by the coding sequence ATGAACTTCTTTCAATTTCACCGCACTATCAAAATACGAATCATCGAATCATTCTTGAGTTCGGCTGTCGGGAGCATGATTTTTCCTTTCATGGCCATTTATTTAACCTTCCACTTTGGCGTGAAAACGGCCGGCCTTCTATTATTGATCAATGTGTTTGTCGGTATCGCCATTAATTTCTTCGGCGGATATTTTTCTGACACATTCGGCCGTAAGAAAATCATCGTTGTCGCTGAATCCATGCGCTTTCTCGCCTTTTTAACGATGATGATTTGCAATTCACCATGGCTCACGGCACCATTAATTACTTTTTTCATGATGACTGTCAACAGTATTTGCTGGGGACTTGCGGGTCCGGCAAATCAAGCGATGCTCATCGATGTGAGCAAGCCTGAGGAGCGAAAGACAATGTATACGATTATGTATTGGGCAAACAATCTGTCTATCGCCATCGGCGGGATTGCTGGGGGCTTCTTATTTAAAGAGCATTTGTTTGAGCTATTGCTGGCCCTATCGGTAACAACGTTGATAACTTGGTTCCTTATAACCTTTGTCATCCATGAAACCTACATCCCTGCCTCAACAAAGGACGTCAAACCGGTACAGCATGCGCGAAAACTCATTAGCAATTATAAAGAAGTATTTAGTGATCGCGTCTTTGTTCTGTTCGTTCTGGCTGGCATACTCGTCTTATCGATGGAATTCCAGCTGACCAATTATATAGGCGTTCGCCTGGCAAATGACTTTCCTCTTCAAAGCTTATTGGGACTTGAATTTAGCGGGATTGAAATGACTGGATTTTTGCGCACAGAAAACACCATCTTGGTTGTTATCCTGGCCTTGTTTGCCACAAGGATAATTGCAGGCTTAAATGACAAGGCTGTGCTATTGACCAGCTGTACTGTGTTTGTAGCCGGGTATGTCATTATTTCATATACAAATAATATTTGGCTTTTATTCGGGGCCATGTTTTTGGCTACCATCGGAGAAGTGCTTAGGGTGCCTGTGCAGCAAAATTATTTAGCTAACTTGCCGCCTGAACATGCTCGCAGCTCTTATTTGGCCGTAAATGGGCTTACGTATAATATCGGTAATCTCATATGTTCAATCACGATTACATTGAGCGCCTATCTGCCTAAGCTT